Proteins encoded by one window of Epinephelus moara isolate mb chromosome 18, YSFRI_EMoa_1.0, whole genome shotgun sequence:
- the cdk21 gene encoding cyclin-dependent kinase 6, whose amino-acid sequence MDVYAKPLCYELLAEVGEGSYGKVYKAREAGGTQRLLAVKKFNMLEDTSETGIPAFIIREVALLRKMKYFNHPNIVKLLDASAVPVGRSLDLTLVLEYIDQDLSTYLSKVPASGLSRDCIKDVIQQLLRGLDFLHTNMVLHRDLKPQNILVSSHGEVKIADFGLARIYTFNIALTPDVVTLWYRAPEVLLHSVYMSSVDMWSAGCILAELFLLRPLFEGYTEIQQLQKIFEVIGLPSEDDWPDDSPILYSVGWGPQGSCTKLLHNLGPDENDLLSKCLAFRPSCRISAAKALAHPFFMKH is encoded by the exons ATGGACGTCTACGCTAAACCTTTGTGCTACGAGCTGCTGGCAGAGGTGGGAGAGGGCTCCTACGGTAAGGTGTATAAAGCCAGAGAGGCGGGGGGGACACAGCGCCTCCTGGCGGTGAAGAAATTCAACATGCTCGAGGACACGTCAGAGACCGGGATCCCTGCCTTCATCATCCGCGAGGTGGCGCTGCTGCGTAAAATGAAGTACTTCAACCATCCCAACATAGTCAA GCTGTTGGATGCATCTGCTGTGCCAGTGGGCAGGAGCTTGGACCTCACTCTGGTGCTGGAATACATTGACCAGGACCTGTCCACCTACCTCTCCAAGGTCCCTGCTTCTGGACTGAGCCGTGACTGTATTAAG gATGTGATACAGCAGCTGCTGCGAGGATTGGACTTCTTGCACACAAACATGGTGCTGCACCGTGACCTGAAACCACAAAACATCCTGGTCAGCAGCCATGGAGAAGTTAAGATCGCAGACTTTGGATTGGCACGTATCTACACCTTCAACATCGCTCTCACTCCAGAT GTGGTGACGCTGTGGTACAGAGCCCCCGAGGTGCTGCTACACTCTGTTTACATGTCCTCAGTGGACATGTGGAGCGCTGGCTGCATCTTGGCTGAGCTTTTCCTCTTGAG accactgtttgagggATACACAGAGATACAGCAGCTGCAAAAAATCTTTGA GGTGATCGGTTTGCCCAGCGAGGACGACTGGCCTGATGACAGCCCGATCTTATACTCAGTCGGCTGGGGGCCACAAGGCTCGTGCACCAAGCTGCTGCACAACCTGGGCCCAGATGAGAACGACCTGCTATCT AAATGTTTGGCATTCAGACCGAGCTGTCGCATCTCAGCCGCCAAAGCCCTGGCTCATCCTTTCTTCATGAAGCACTGA